A genomic window from Glycine soja cultivar W05 chromosome 10, ASM419377v2, whole genome shotgun sequence includes:
- the LOC114372502 gene encoding AT-hook motif nuclear-localized protein 6-like: MEGRENFGVVVGDEAPESFHVAPRIENNLDFSRATVPAPAPPTEGKKKRGRPRKYGPDGKPALGAVTALSPMPISSSIPLTGEFSAWKRGRGRPVESIKKSSFKFEVESPGPGEGIAYSVGANFTPHVLTVNAGEDVTMKIMSFSQQGSRAICILSATGTISNVTLRQPSSCGGTLTYEGRFEILSLSGSFMPTENGVTRSRSGGMSVSLAGPDGRVMGGGLAGLLVAAGPVQVVVASFLPGHQLEHKTKKQRVGHVSTISPSPVNLITSEEIIVSFGGVKPIMTPAAFQEENIASFNNGQDYRNSSVDDKDPLPEKESNLSQSNAEAVC, encoded by the exons AtggagggaagagagaattttgGTGTTGTGGTGGGTGATGAGGCTCCAGAGAGCTTCCATGTGGCTCCTAGAATTGAGAACAACTTGGACTTTTCAAGGGCGACCGTGCCGGCGCCGGCGCCACCGACGGagggaaaaaagaagagagggaGGCCGAGGAAGTATGGGCCGGATGGGAAGCCGGCGTTGGGAGCGGTGACGGCGCTTTCGCCGATGCCGATTTCGTCGTCGATTCCGTTGACGGGCGAGTTTTCTGCTTGGAAGAGGGGTAGAGGGAGGCCTGTTGAATCTATCAAGAAGTCATCGTTTAAGTTTGAGGTTGAAAGCCCAGGACCAG GCGAGGGAATAGCATACTCAGTTGGTGCCAATTTCACACCACATGTGCTCACAGTAAATGCGGGCGAG GATGTCACTATGAAGATTATGTCCTTCTCTCAACAAGGATCACGTGCTATATGCATTCTATCAGCAACGGGGACAATTTCAAATGTTACACTTCGTCAACCGTCTTCTTGTGGTGGTACTTTAACATATGAG GGACGGTTTGAGATTCTTTCCTTGTCTGGTTCCTTTATGCCAACTGAGAATGGAGTTACCAGAAGCAGATCTGGAGGGATGAGTGTCTCTTTGGCTGGTCCAGATGGTCGAGTAATGGGGGGCGGACTTGCTGGTTTGTTGGTAGCTGCTGGTCCAGTGCAG GTTGTGGTGGCCAGTTTTCTTCCTGGTCACCAGTTGGAGCATaaaaccaagaagcaaagggTGGGGCATGTATCAACTATTAGCCCTTCACCTGTTAATCTTATCACTAGTGAGGAAATAATAGTCAGTTTCGGTGGAGTAAAGCCTATTATGACACCTGCTGCTTTTCAAGAAGAGAATATTGCTTCTTTTAACAATGGTCAAGACTATAGAAACTCATCAGTTGATGACAAAGATCCTTTGCCTGAAAAGGAGTCTAACCTAAGCCAATCAAATGCTGAGGCTGTATGCTAA
- the LOC114369374 gene encoding 65-kDa microtubule-associated protein 3-like yields MQFVDPLHCSDTKSPKMSKPQNDPLLQSETTCGTLLYELQIIWDEVGEAESDRDRMLFELEQECLEVYRRKVDLANRSRAQLRQAIADCEAELAAICSSMGERPVHIRQADQNAGSLKEEHARILPQLEEMQKRKIERRNQFIEVQEQIQSISIEIYGPREYIPAVEDETDLSLRKLEELHRQLHALQIEKSSRLKQVQEHLYTLNSLCLVLGFDFKQTINGIHPSLLDSEGSKSVSNDTIQQLAVAIQELREVKLQRMQKLQDLATTMLELWNLMDTPIEEQQMFQNVTCNIAASEHEVTEPNTLSVDFINLVEAEVARLEALKSSKMKELVLKKRTELEEICRKTHLIPEIDNAVESAVDAIESGSVDPACILEQIELQISQVKEEAFGRKEILEKVEKWLAACDEESWLEEYNRDDNRYNAGRGAHLTLKRAEKARALVNKIPAMVDGLTSKTIAWEKEKGIEFTYDGIRLLSMLEEYNILRQGKEQERRRQRDLKKLQGQMIAEQEALYGSKPSPSKPQSVKKGPRMSTGGAASRRVSLGGAMLQTPKPDSKATHSRATRKIDKAHQIEHLNYLDDGIAGLSAARRGLDIAGVPVKKHSFGAGTQESPLLRQPFSPISSNSVSSKSNVANATDEQNKQSEKLQRTLSLNNVPFTTPSKTATTVVDEENRTPKAIPIPVPATPSTVSVPMNMAMTPVPSSIFKNISLNSTTPTSVPHGNDMVQEAEYSFEEKRLSYYMLA; encoded by the exons ATGCAATTTGTAGATCCCTTGCATTGTTCAG ATACAAAGAGCCCCAAAATGTCCAAACCTCAAAATGATCCCCTTTTGCAATCGGAAACAACTTGTGGAACACTTCTCTATGAACTTCAG ATAATATGGGACGAAGTTGGGGAGGCTGAGTCTGACAGAGATAGAATGCTGTTTGAGCTTGAACAAGAGTGTCTAGAAGTATACCGAAGGAAGGTAGATCTAGCAAATCGGTCTAGAGCTCAGTTAAGGCAGGCAATTGCTGATTGTGAGGCAGAACTTGCCGCCATTTGTTCATCAATGGGAGAGAGACCAGTGCATATTCGTCAG GCTGATCAAAATGCTGGAAGCCTGAAGGAAGAGCATGCAAGAATTCTTCCGCAGTTGGAGGAGATGCAAAAGAGGAAAATTGAGCGTAGAAATCAATTTATAGAAGTTCAAGAGCAGATTCAAAgcatttcaattgaaatatatGGTCCTAGAGAATATATTCCTGCAGTCGAAGATGAAACTGATTTATCCTTGAGAAAACTAGAAGAATTGCATAGGCAGCTGCATGCACTTCAGATTGAGAAG AGTAGTCGCTTAAAGCAAGTCCAGGAGCACCTGTATACATTAAATTCTCTTTGTTTAGTGCTTGGTTTTGACTTTAAGCAGACAATTAATGGAATTCATCCCAGTTTATTGGACTCAGAAGGATCTAAGAGTGTAAGTAATGACACCATTCAGCAATTAGCTGTTGCTATACAAGAACTGCGGGAAGTTAAATTACAGAGAATGCAGAAG CTCCAAGATCTTGCCACTACAATGTTGGAGCTCTGGAATTTGATGGATACCCCTATTGAAGAGCAACAGATGTTTCAGAATGTTACATGTAATATAGCTGCTTCAGAACATGAAGTAACTGAACCAAACACCTTGTCCGTGGACTTCATCAATTTG GTTGAGGCGGAAGTAGCTAGGTTAGAAGCGTTAAAATCAAGCAAGATGAAAGAGCTTgtattaaagaaaagaacagagcTGGAGGAGATTTGTCGAAAGACTCATTTGATTCCAGAAATAGATAATGCAGTGGAATCCGCTGTTGATGCCATAGAATCTG GATCTGTGGACCCTGCTTGCATTCTTGAACAAATTGAACTTCAGATTTCCCAAGTCAAAGAGGAAGCTTTTGGCAGAAAAGAGATACTTGAAAAGGTTGAGAAATGGTTGGCAGCATGCGATGAAGAGTCTTGGCTTGAGGAGTACAACAGG GATGATAATCGATACAATGCTGGGAGAGGTGCTCATCTTACTCTTAAGCGAGCTGAGAAAGCTCGTGCCTTGGTTAACAAAATTCCAG CAATGGTAGATGGTCTGACTTCAAAAACTATTGCATGGGAGAAGGAAAAAGGCATTGAGTTCACATATGATGGT ATTCGTCTTCTTTCTATGCTTGAAGAATACAATATATTACGGCAAGGGAAAGAGCAAGAACGTCGTAGGCAGCGG GATCTGAAGAAACTCCAGGGACAAATGATAGCTGAACAGGAGGCACTCTATGGGTCAAAGCCAAGCCCTTCAAAGCCCCAAAGTGTTAAAAAGGGACCTAGGATGTCAACTGGAGGTGCAGCTAGTAGAAGAGTCTCTTTGGGAGGAGCGATGCTTCAAACTCCAAAACCTGATTCAAAAGCTACTCACTCACGTGCCACAAGAAAGATTGACAAAGCGCACCAAATTGAGCATCTAAATTACCTGGATGATGGCATTGCTGGTTTATCAGCAG CTAGAAGAGGGCTGGACATTGCTGGCGTTCCTGTAAAAAAACACTCATTTGGTGCTGGGACTCAAGAATCTCCTCTGCTACGACAGCCTTTTTCTCCCATCTCTTCCAACAGTGTATCTTCAAAATCTAATGTGGCAAATGCTACAGATGAACAGAATAAACAGAGTGAGAAGTTGCAGAGAACACTGTCGCTTAACAATGTGCCATTTACTACTCCCTCCAAGACAGCTACTACTGTGGTAGATGAAGAGAATAGAACTCCAAAGGCAATACCTATTCCTGTCCCAGCTACCCCTTCAACAGTATCAGTTCCAATGAATATGGCCATGACTCCAGTTCCTTCTTCAATTTTCAAGAACATAAGCTTGAACTCAACAACTCCCACATCAGTTCCTCATGGAAATGACATGGTTCAAGAGGCTGAATATTCCTTCGAGGAAAAAAGGCTCAGTTATTATATGTTagcatga
- the LOC114372093 gene encoding protein trichome birefringence-like 18 — protein sequence MAWTTLKGSPRMSSHPRPLSWIVIMVGALAFFLIYASWVLVSSPIGATVQGYFYSVGSSEKLDLPVSSVNEASINDGHSNTSLDLVDKNPPSEDLQSSTISTEVPSDSKTEQTDTTLNSQVDLSDSTSVNLTMTKEVNNNATDVANSSLPTQENSQVDLNSKTTTSLVGINSSNETDNIRMEEPTSVASINPSSAVSTAPNETSISSGDSTSTAVPASVEKPNNTPSAGCDLYRGNWIHDPLGPLYTNNSCPVLTQMQNCQGNGRPDKDYENWRWKPFQCDLPRFDPKKFLELMRGKTLAFIGDSVARNQMESMLCILWQVETPKNRGNRNMQRYYFRSTSVMIVRIWSSWLVKLTSEPFDYAPGGVDKLHLDAPDEKLMEHIPNFDVVVLSSGHWFAKQSVYILNNEIVGGQLWWPDKSRKMKIDSVKAYGISVETFLTAIATIPNYKGLTIVRSYSPDHYEGGAWNTGGSCTGKAKPLAPGELVENVHTNIMHEQQVTGFNRAVERATNGSKLRLMDITEAFQYRHDGHPGPYRSPDPNKITKRGPDGRPPPQDCLHWCMPGPVDTWNELVFEIIRREYEGGSAS from the exons ATGGCTTGGACAACCCTCAAAGGTTCTCCCAGAATGTCTTCTCATCCAAGGCCTCTTTCTTGGATTGTGATTATGGTGGGAGCACTggcatttttcttaatttatgctTCCTGGGTTCTTGTATCATCCCCAATTGGTGCCACGGTTCAGGGATATTTTTATAGTGTAGGTAGTTCAGAGAAGCTAGATTTGCCTGTGTCTTCAGTGAATGAAGCTTCTATTAATGATGGTCACTCGAATACGAGTTTAGATCTTGTTGATAAAAACCCTCCCTCTGAGGATCTGCAATCTTCCACAATTTCCACTGAGGTGCCTAGCGATAGTAAGACAGAACAAACTGATACCACTTTAAACTCACAAGTGGACTTGAGTGACTCTACTTCAGTGAACCTTACAATGACCAAGGAAGTGAATAATAACGCCACAGATGTAGCCAATAGTAGCTTGCCTACTCAAGAAAATTCACAAGTTGATTTGAATTCAAAAACAACTACGTCATTGGTAGGTATCAATTCTTCTAATGAGACAGATAATATTAGAATGGAGGAACCCACTTCAGTGGCTTCGATCAATCCGTCCAGTGCTGTAAGTACAGCACCAAATGAGACCTCTATCTCTTCCGGTGATTCCACTTCAACTGCTGTTCCAGCATCAGTAGAGAAGCCAAATAACACACCCTCTGCTG GCTGTGATCTGTACCGTGGAAATTGGATACATGATCCATTGGGACCGTTATACACAAACAATTCGTGCCCTGTATTGACACAGATGCAGAATTGCCAGGGTAATGGGAGGCCTGATAAGGATTATGAAAATTGGCGATGGAAGCCCTTTCAATGTGACCTCCCACGATTTGATCCCAAAAAGTTCTTGGAGCTGATGAGAGGGAAGACCTTGGCTTTCATTGGAGATTCAGTAGCCCGAAACCAGATGGAATCAATGCTATGTATTCTGTGgcag GTAGAGACACCAAAGAATCGGGGAAATCGTAACATGCAACGATATTATTTTAGGTCCACTTCTGTTATGATTGTCAGGATATGGTCCTCGTGGCTTGTCAAACTAACATCCGAACCATTTGACTATGCTCCCGGCGGTGTGGATAAGCTCCATCTTGATGCCCCTGATGAGAAGTTGATGGAACACATCCCAAACTTTGATGTGGTTGTTCTTTCTTCTGGTCATTGGTTTGCCAAGCAGTCTGTGTATATTTTGAACAATGAGATAGTGGGAGGACAGTTGTGGTGGCCTGACAAGTCTCGAAAGATGAAGATTGACAGTGTTAAAGCATATGGCATATCTGTTGAAACATTTCTAACTGCTATTGCTACAATTCCAAATTACAAAGGGCTTACAATAGTGCGATCCTACTCACCTGACCATTATGAGGGTGGAGCATGGAACACAGGTGGATCGTGCACTGGGAAGGCTAAGCCTCTTGCACCTGGTGAACTGGTGGAAAATGTGCACACGAATATAATGCATGAGCAACAGGTGACGGGCTTTAACCGTGCAGTGGAAAGGGCAACAAATGGATCAAAGTTGAGGCTAATGGATATCACTGAAGCCTTTCAATACAGGCATGATGGTCACCCTGGTCCTTACAGGAGTCCTGATCCCAATAAGATTACGAAACGTGGACCTGATGGAAGGCCACCACCACAGGATTGCTTGCACTGGTGCATGCCAGGCCCCGTTGATACATGGAATGAACTTGTGTTTGAAATCATTAGGAGAGAATATGAAGGTGGAAGTGCATCATGa